Proteins encoded together in one Lathyrus oleraceus cultivar Zhongwan6 chromosome 5, CAAS_Psat_ZW6_1.0, whole genome shotgun sequence window:
- the LOC127086316 gene encoding proline-rich extensin-like protein EPR1 isoform X4, whose protein sequence is MKLLRKHICIFLFLFSLISCSQGYTFYAGGKDGWVLNPSESYNQWTARNRFQVNDILVFKYKKESNSVLVVNKEDYDECNKKNPIKKFEDGDSEFQFDRSGPFYFISGKDHNCENGQKLIVVVLAVREPPPYVSTPPPKLLPTPPYVPITPPKTPSPTHTPPNVPYTPPKSASPIHTPPNVPYTPPKSASPIHTPPNAPYTPPKAHSPGNQPPYVPITPPNTPSPIYTPPNHPHTPPKAPSPSNQPPYVPITPPNTPSPIHTPPNHPYTPPKAPSPKNEPPYTPTPPKTPSPISQPPYVPITPPKSPSPSVPYTPPKSPSPSVPYTPPTTPSPSNHPPKNPSPISQPPYVPTPPNTPSPTSSQAPYIQTPPKNASPTSQPPYIQTPPNTSSPRSQPPYIQTPPNSPSSPTSQPPYIQTPSNSPSSPTSQPPYVSAPPKSTPSPSSQTPPGAPSPISQPPYIHTPPTTSSPSSSQSPQISSQPPSTAQTPSGNGIAPSPLSPYPSNNSPSPSISPASTSTSPPAPAPANSPISTTTSPPAPTPVGSPVSTTTPTASPTGSLPAATTPSPSSTAPGTRGTPSSTTTGSPSPTSSNETAPGRSSGVSYASPSGVWGYSITILVGAALTSTILG, encoded by the exons ATGAAGCTTCTTCGAAAACATATTTGCATCTTCTTgtttctttttagtttaatttcaTGTTCACAAGGCTATACGTTTTATGCTGGTGGAAAAGATGGATGGGTTTTGAACCCTTCTGAAAGTTACAATCAATGGACTGCGAGGAATAGGTTCCAAGTCAATGATATTCTAG TTTTTAAGTACAAGAAGGAGTCAAACTCAGTGTTGGTGGTGAACAAAGAGGATTATGATGAGTGCAATAAGAAGAATCCGATCAAGAAATTTGAAGATGGTGATTCTGAGTTTCAATTTGATAGATCTGGTCCCTTTTATTTCATTAGTGGAAAAGATCATAATTGTGAAAATGGTCAAAaattgattgttgtggtgttgGCTGTGAGAGAACCTCCTCCTTATGTGTCTACTCCTCCTCCCAAGCTTCTTCCTACACCTCCTTATGTTCCAATTACAC CTCCAAAAACACCTTCTCCTACTCACACTCCTCCTAATGTTCCATATACTCCTCCAAAATCAGCTTCTCCTATTCACACTCCTCCTAATGTTCCATATACTCCTCCAAAATCAGCTTCTCCTATTCACACTCCTCCTAATGCTCCATATACTCCACCAAAAGCACATTCCCCTGGAAATCAACCACCCTATGTACCAATCACACCACCAAACACTCCTTCTCCTATTTACACCCCTCCAAATCATCCCCATACTCCTCCAAAAGCACCTTCCCCTAGCAATCAACCACCCTATGTACCAATTACACCACCAAACACTCCCTCTCCTATCCACACCCCTCCAAATCACCCTTACACTCCTCCAAAAGCCCCTTCCCCTAAAAATGAACCACCATATACACCAACTCCTCCCAAAACGCCTTCTCCTATCTCTCAACCACCTTATGTACCAATTACACCACCAAAATCTCCTTCTCCTAGTGTTCCTTACACACCTCCAAAATCTCCTTCTCCTAGTGTTCCTTACACACCTCCAACTACTCCTTCCCCTAGCAACCACCCTCCAAAAAACCCTTCTCCAATTTCTCAACCTCCATATGTTCCAACACCACCAAACACTCCTTCTCCAACATCATCACAAGCACCTTATATTCAAACACCTCCAAAAAACGCTTCTCCAACATCACAACCTCCATACATTCAAACACCACCAAACACTTCTTCACCAAGATCACAACCACCATACATTCAAACACCTCCAAACTCTCCTTCTTCACCAACATCACAACCACCATACATTCAAACACCTTCAAACTCTCCTTCTTCACCAACATCACAACCACCATACGTTTCAGCCCCTCCAAAAAGTACTCCATCTCCATCTTCTCAAACACCTCCAGGTGCTCCTTCACCAATCTCACAACCACCTTACATTCATACTCCACCAACCACCTCTTCTCCATCATCTTCCCAATCACCTCAAATATCCTCTCAGCCTCCATCGACAGCACAAACACCCTCTGGAAATGGAATAGCACCATCTCCACTATCTCCATACCCTTCAAACAACTCACCCTCACCATCAATTTCACCGGCATCAACCTCTACTTCACCTCCAGCTCCCGCTCCAGCAAACTCGCCAATATCAACCACTACATCACCTCCTGCTCCCACTCCCGTAGGTTCGCCGGTGTCAACCACTACTCCAACAGCATCTCCTACAGGTTCCCTCCCGGCAGCAACAACTCCGTCACCTTCATCCACTGCTCCTGGAACACGAGGAACACCGTCATCTACCACAACAGGAAGTCCATCACCGACATCATCGAATGAAACGGCGCCAGGGAGGTCAAGCGGAGTGTCGTATGCGAGTCCGTCGGGGGTATGGGGTTACTCCATTACAATTTTGGTCGGTGCTGCACTCACGAGTACTATTCTAGGATAG
- the LOC127086316 gene encoding proline-rich extensin-like protein EPR1 isoform X2, with translation MKLLRKHICIFLFLFSLISCSQGYTFYAGGKDGWVLNPSESYNQWTARNRFQVNDILVFKYKKESNSVLVVNKEDYDECNKKNPIKKFEDGDSEFQFDRSGPFYFISGKDHNCENGQKLIVVVLAVREPPPYVSTPPPKLLPTPPYVPITPPKTPSPVYSPPKSTPSPGNEPPYIPITPPKTPSPIHTPPNVPYTPPKAPSPGNEPPYTPITPPKTPSPTHTPPNVPYTPPKSASPIHTPPNVPYTPPKSASPIHTPPNAPYTPPKAHSPGNQPPYVPITPPNTPSPIYTPPNHPHTPPKAPSPSNQPPYVPITPPNTPSPIHTPPNHPYTPPKAPSPKNEPPYTPTPPKTPSPISQPPYVPITPPKSPSPSVPYTPPTTPSPSNHPPKNPSPISQPPYVPTPPNTPSPTSSQAPYIQTPPKNASPTSQPPYIQTPPNTSSPRSQPPYIQTPPNSPSSPTSQPPYIQTPSNSPSSPTSQPPYVSAPPKSTPSPSSQTPPGAPSPISQPPYIHTPPTTSSPSSSQSPQISSQPPSTAQTPSGNGIAPSPLSPYPSNNSPSPSISPASTSTSPPAPAPANSPISTTTSPPAPTPVGSPVSTTTPTASPTGSLPAATTPSPSSTAPGTRGTPSSTTTGSPSPTSSNETAPGRSSGVSYASPSGVWGYSITILVGAALTSTILG, from the exons ATGAAGCTTCTTCGAAAACATATTTGCATCTTCTTgtttctttttagtttaatttcaTGTTCACAAGGCTATACGTTTTATGCTGGTGGAAAAGATGGATGGGTTTTGAACCCTTCTGAAAGTTACAATCAATGGACTGCGAGGAATAGGTTCCAAGTCAATGATATTCTAG TTTTTAAGTACAAGAAGGAGTCAAACTCAGTGTTGGTGGTGAACAAAGAGGATTATGATGAGTGCAATAAGAAGAATCCGATCAAGAAATTTGAAGATGGTGATTCTGAGTTTCAATTTGATAGATCTGGTCCCTTTTATTTCATTAGTGGAAAAGATCATAATTGTGAAAATGGTCAAAaattgattgttgtggtgttgGCTGTGAGAGAACCTCCTCCTTATGTGTCTACTCCTCCTCCCAAGCTTCTTCCTACACCTCCTTATGTTCCAATTACACCTCCCAAAACACCTTCTCCTGTTTATAGTCCTCCCAAAAGTACTCCTTCACCTGGAAATGAACCACCATATATACCAATTACACCCCCTAAAACTCCTTCTCCTATTCACACTCCTCCTAATGTTCCTTATACTCCTCCAAAAGCACCTTCTCCTGGAAATGAACCACCCTATACACCAATTACACCTCCAAAAACACCTTCTCCTACTCACACTCCTCCTAATGTTCCATATACTCCTCCAAAATCAGCTTCTCCTATTCACACTCCTCCTAATGTTCCATATACTCCTCCAAAATCAGCTTCTCCTATTCACACTCCTCCTAATGCTCCATATACTCCACCAAAAGCACATTCCCCTGGAAATCAACCACCCTATGTACCAATCACACCACCAAACACTCCTTCTCCTATTTACACCCCTCCAAATCATCCCCATACTCCTCCAAAAGCACCTTCCCCTAGCAATCAACCACCCTATGTACCAATTACACCACCAAACACTCCCTCTCCTATCCACACCCCTCCAAATCACCCTTACACTCCTCCAAAAGCCCCTTCCCCTAAAAATGAACCACCATATACACCAACTCCTCCCAAAACGCCTTCTCCTATCTCTCAACCACCTTATGTACCAATTACACCACCAAAATCTCCTTCTCCTAGTGTTCCTTACACAC CTCCAACTACTCCTTCCCCTAGCAACCACCCTCCAAAAAACCCTTCTCCAATTTCTCAACCTCCATATGTTCCAACACCACCAAACACTCCTTCTCCAACATCATCACAAGCACCTTATATTCAAACACCTCCAAAAAACGCTTCTCCAACATCACAACCTCCATACATTCAAACACCACCAAACACTTCTTCACCAAGATCACAACCACCATACATTCAAACACCTCCAAACTCTCCTTCTTCACCAACATCACAACCACCATACATTCAAACACCTTCAAACTCTCCTTCTTCACCAACATCACAACCACCATACGTTTCAGCCCCTCCAAAAAGTACTCCATCTCCATCTTCTCAAACACCTCCAGGTGCTCCTTCACCAATCTCACAACCACCTTACATTCATACTCCACCAACCACCTCTTCTCCATCATCTTCCCAATCACCTCAAATATCCTCTCAGCCTCCATCGACAGCACAAACACCCTCTGGAAATGGAATAGCACCATCTCCACTATCTCCATACCCTTCAAACAACTCACCCTCACCATCAATTTCACCGGCATCAACCTCTACTTCACCTCCAGCTCCCGCTCCAGCAAACTCGCCAATATCAACCACTACATCACCTCCTGCTCCCACTCCCGTAGGTTCGCCGGTGTCAACCACTACTCCAACAGCATCTCCTACAGGTTCCCTCCCGGCAGCAACAACTCCGTCACCTTCATCCACTGCTCCTGGAACACGAGGAACACCGTCATCTACCACAACAGGAAGTCCATCACCGACATCATCGAATGAAACGGCGCCAGGGAGGTCAAGCGGAGTGTCGTATGCGAGTCCGTCGGGGGTATGGGGTTACTCCATTACAATTTTGGTCGGTGCTGCACTCACGAGTACTATTCTAGGATAG
- the LOC127086316 gene encoding proline-rich extensin-like protein EPR1 isoform X3 codes for MKLLRKHICIFLFLFSLISCSQGYTFYAGGKDGWVLNPSESYNQWTARNRFQVNDILVFKYKKESNSVLVVNKEDYDECNKKNPIKKFEDGDSEFQFDRSGPFYFISGKDHNCENGQKLIVVVLAVREPPPYVSTPPPKLLPTPPYVPITPPKTPSPVYSPPKSTPSPGNEPPYIPITPPKTPSPIHTPPNVPYTPPKAPSPGNEPPYTPITPPKTPSPTHTPPNVPYTPPKSASPIHTPPNVPYTPPKSDSPGNQPPYVPITPPNTPSPIYTPPNHPHTPPKAPSPSNQPPYVPITPPNTPSPIHTPPNHPYTPPKAPSPKNEPPYTPTPPKTPSPISQPPYVPITPPKSPSPSVPYTPPKSPSPSVPYTPPTTPSPSNHPPKNPSPISQPPYVPTPPNTPSPTSSQAPYIQTPPKNASPTSQPPYIQTPPNTSSPRSQPPYIQTPPNSPSSPTSQPPYIQTPSNSPSSPTSQPPYVSAPPKSTPSPSSQTPPGAPSPISQPPYIHTPPTTSSPSSSQSPQISSQPPSTAQTPSGNGIAPSPLSPYPSNNSPSPSISPASTSTSPPAPAPANSPISTTTSPPAPTPVGSPVSTTTPTASPTGSLPAATTPSPSSTAPGTRGTPSSTTTGSPSPTSSNETAPGRSSGVSYASPSGVWGYSITILVGAALTSTILG; via the exons ATGAAGCTTCTTCGAAAACATATTTGCATCTTCTTgtttctttttagtttaatttcaTGTTCACAAGGCTATACGTTTTATGCTGGTGGAAAAGATGGATGGGTTTTGAACCCTTCTGAAAGTTACAATCAATGGACTGCGAGGAATAGGTTCCAAGTCAATGATATTCTAG TTTTTAAGTACAAGAAGGAGTCAAACTCAGTGTTGGTGGTGAACAAAGAGGATTATGATGAGTGCAATAAGAAGAATCCGATCAAGAAATTTGAAGATGGTGATTCTGAGTTTCAATTTGATAGATCTGGTCCCTTTTATTTCATTAGTGGAAAAGATCATAATTGTGAAAATGGTCAAAaattgattgttgtggtgttgGCTGTGAGAGAACCTCCTCCTTATGTGTCTACTCCTCCTCCCAAGCTTCTTCCTACACCTCCTTATGTTCCAATTACACCTCCCAAAACACCTTCTCCTGTTTATAGTCCTCCCAAAAGTACTCCTTCACCTGGAAATGAACCACCATATATACCAATTACACCCCCTAAAACTCCTTCTCCTATTCACACTCCTCCTAATGTTCCTTATACTCCTCCAAAAGCACCTTCTCCTGGAAATGAACCACCCTATACACCAATTACACCTCCAAAAACACCTTCTCCTACTCACACTCCTCCTAATGTTCCATATACTCCTCCAAAATCAGCTTCTCCTATTCACACTCCTCCTAATGTTCCATATACTCCTCCAAAATCAG ATTCCCCTGGAAATCAACCACCCTATGTACCAATCACACCACCAAACACTCCTTCTCCTATTTACACCCCTCCAAATCATCCCCATACTCCTCCAAAAGCACCTTCCCCTAGCAATCAACCACCCTATGTACCAATTACACCACCAAACACTCCCTCTCCTATCCACACCCCTCCAAATCACCCTTACACTCCTCCAAAAGCCCCTTCCCCTAAAAATGAACCACCATATACACCAACTCCTCCCAAAACGCCTTCTCCTATCTCTCAACCACCTTATGTACCAATTACACCACCAAAATCTCCTTCTCCTAGTGTTCCTTACACACCTCCAAAATCTCCTTCTCCTAGTGTTCCTTACACACCTCCAACTACTCCTTCCCCTAGCAACCACCCTCCAAAAAACCCTTCTCCAATTTCTCAACCTCCATATGTTCCAACACCACCAAACACTCCTTCTCCAACATCATCACAAGCACCTTATATTCAAACACCTCCAAAAAACGCTTCTCCAACATCACAACCTCCATACATTCAAACACCACCAAACACTTCTTCACCAAGATCACAACCACCATACATTCAAACACCTCCAAACTCTCCTTCTTCACCAACATCACAACCACCATACATTCAAACACCTTCAAACTCTCCTTCTTCACCAACATCACAACCACCATACGTTTCAGCCCCTCCAAAAAGTACTCCATCTCCATCTTCTCAAACACCTCCAGGTGCTCCTTCACCAATCTCACAACCACCTTACATTCATACTCCACCAACCACCTCTTCTCCATCATCTTCCCAATCACCTCAAATATCCTCTCAGCCTCCATCGACAGCACAAACACCCTCTGGAAATGGAATAGCACCATCTCCACTATCTCCATACCCTTCAAACAACTCACCCTCACCATCAATTTCACCGGCATCAACCTCTACTTCACCTCCAGCTCCCGCTCCAGCAAACTCGCCAATATCAACCACTACATCACCTCCTGCTCCCACTCCCGTAGGTTCGCCGGTGTCAACCACTACTCCAACAGCATCTCCTACAGGTTCCCTCCCGGCAGCAACAACTCCGTCACCTTCATCCACTGCTCCTGGAACACGAGGAACACCGTCATCTACCACAACAGGAAGTCCATCACCGACATCATCGAATGAAACGGCGCCAGGGAGGTCAAGCGGAGTGTCGTATGCGAGTCCGTCGGGGGTATGGGGTTACTCCATTACAATTTTGGTCGGTGCTGCACTCACGAGTACTATTCTAGGATAG
- the LOC127086316 gene encoding proline-rich extensin-like protein EPR1 isoform X1: MKLLRKHICIFLFLFSLISCSQGYTFYAGGKDGWVLNPSESYNQWTARNRFQVNDILVFKYKKESNSVLVVNKEDYDECNKKNPIKKFEDGDSEFQFDRSGPFYFISGKDHNCENGQKLIVVVLAVREPPPYVSTPPPKLLPTPPYVPITPPKTPSPVYSPPKSTPSPGNEPPYIPITPPKTPSPIHTPPNVPYTPPKAPSPGNEPPYTPITPPKTPSPTHTPPNVPYTPPKSASPIHTPPNVPYTPPKSASPIHTPPNAPYTPPKAHSPGNQPPYVPITPPNTPSPIYTPPNHPHTPPKAPSPSNQPPYVPITPPNTPSPIHTPPNHPYTPPKAPSPKNEPPYTPTPPKTPSPISQPPYVPITPPKSPSPSVPYTPPKSPSPSVPYTPPTTPSPSNHPPKNPSPISQPPYVPTPPNTPSPTSSQAPYIQTPPKNASPTSQPPYIQTPPNTSSPRSQPPYIQTPPNSPSSPTSQPPYIQTPSNSPSSPTSQPPYVSAPPKSTPSPSSQTPPGAPSPISQPPYIHTPPTTSSPSSSQSPQISSQPPSTAQTPSGNGIAPSPLSPYPSNNSPSPSISPASTSTSPPAPAPANSPISTTTSPPAPTPVGSPVSTTTPTASPTGSLPAATTPSPSSTAPGTRGTPSSTTTGSPSPTSSNETAPGRSSGVSYASPSGVWGYSITILVGAALTSTILG, from the exons ATGAAGCTTCTTCGAAAACATATTTGCATCTTCTTgtttctttttagtttaatttcaTGTTCACAAGGCTATACGTTTTATGCTGGTGGAAAAGATGGATGGGTTTTGAACCCTTCTGAAAGTTACAATCAATGGACTGCGAGGAATAGGTTCCAAGTCAATGATATTCTAG TTTTTAAGTACAAGAAGGAGTCAAACTCAGTGTTGGTGGTGAACAAAGAGGATTATGATGAGTGCAATAAGAAGAATCCGATCAAGAAATTTGAAGATGGTGATTCTGAGTTTCAATTTGATAGATCTGGTCCCTTTTATTTCATTAGTGGAAAAGATCATAATTGTGAAAATGGTCAAAaattgattgttgtggtgttgGCTGTGAGAGAACCTCCTCCTTATGTGTCTACTCCTCCTCCCAAGCTTCTTCCTACACCTCCTTATGTTCCAATTACACCTCCCAAAACACCTTCTCCTGTTTATAGTCCTCCCAAAAGTACTCCTTCACCTGGAAATGAACCACCATATATACCAATTACACCCCCTAAAACTCCTTCTCCTATTCACACTCCTCCTAATGTTCCTTATACTCCTCCAAAAGCACCTTCTCCTGGAAATGAACCACCCTATACACCAATTACACCTCCAAAAACACCTTCTCCTACTCACACTCCTCCTAATGTTCCATATACTCCTCCAAAATCAGCTTCTCCTATTCACACTCCTCCTAATGTTCCATATACTCCTCCAAAATCAGCTTCTCCTATTCACACTCCTCCTAATGCTCCATATACTCCACCAAAAGCACATTCCCCTGGAAATCAACCACCCTATGTACCAATCACACCACCAAACACTCCTTCTCCTATTTACACCCCTCCAAATCATCCCCATACTCCTCCAAAAGCACCTTCCCCTAGCAATCAACCACCCTATGTACCAATTACACCACCAAACACTCCCTCTCCTATCCACACCCCTCCAAATCACCCTTACACTCCTCCAAAAGCCCCTTCCCCTAAAAATGAACCACCATATACACCAACTCCTCCCAAAACGCCTTCTCCTATCTCTCAACCACCTTATGTACCAATTACACCACCAAAATCTCCTTCTCCTAGTGTTCCTTACACACCTCCAAAATCTCCTTCTCCTAGTGTTCCTTACACACCTCCAACTACTCCTTCCCCTAGCAACCACCCTCCAAAAAACCCTTCTCCAATTTCTCAACCTCCATATGTTCCAACACCACCAAACACTCCTTCTCCAACATCATCACAAGCACCTTATATTCAAACACCTCCAAAAAACGCTTCTCCAACATCACAACCTCCATACATTCAAACACCACCAAACACTTCTTCACCAAGATCACAACCACCATACATTCAAACACCTCCAAACTCTCCTTCTTCACCAACATCACAACCACCATACATTCAAACACCTTCAAACTCTCCTTCTTCACCAACATCACAACCACCATACGTTTCAGCCCCTCCAAAAAGTACTCCATCTCCATCTTCTCAAACACCTCCAGGTGCTCCTTCACCAATCTCACAACCACCTTACATTCATACTCCACCAACCACCTCTTCTCCATCATCTTCCCAATCACCTCAAATATCCTCTCAGCCTCCATCGACAGCACAAACACCCTCTGGAAATGGAATAGCACCATCTCCACTATCTCCATACCCTTCAAACAACTCACCCTCACCATCAATTTCACCGGCATCAACCTCTACTTCACCTCCAGCTCCCGCTCCAGCAAACTCGCCAATATCAACCACTACATCACCTCCTGCTCCCACTCCCGTAGGTTCGCCGGTGTCAACCACTACTCCAACAGCATCTCCTACAGGTTCCCTCCCGGCAGCAACAACTCCGTCACCTTCATCCACTGCTCCTGGAACACGAGGAACACCGTCATCTACCACAACAGGAAGTCCATCACCGACATCATCGAATGAAACGGCGCCAGGGAGGTCAAGCGGAGTGTCGTATGCGAGTCCGTCGGGGGTATGGGGTTACTCCATTACAATTTTGGTCGGTGCTGCACTCACGAGTACTATTCTAGGATAG